A portion of the Malania oleifera isolate guangnan ecotype guangnan chromosome 3, ASM2987363v1, whole genome shotgun sequence genome contains these proteins:
- the LOC131151945 gene encoding tubby-like F-box protein 3, with translation MPIRSIIQDMKGEINNISRRGGDGKLGHFHGLASRSLRGVQDGSAVVYLEDGLKQSFWAQMPQELLREVLLRIEASENVWPLRKNAVACAGVCRSWRQLMKEIVKTPEISGKLTFPISVKQPGARESLLKCFIKRNRSNQTYHLYLSLTQALAEDGKFLLAARKCRRPTYTDYIISLHADDISRGTSTYIGKLRSNFLGTKFTIYDGQPPHAGAKFTKSRSTRLVGLKKISPRIPAGNYPVAHISYELNVLGSRGPRRMQCIMDGIPASAIENGGEAPTQTEFLPTNIDFFPSLPFFRSKSTRLENFLSVPSADQKDGALVLKNKAPRWHEQLQCWCLNFHGRVTVASVKNFQLVASPENRMAGQEHETVILQFGKVGKDVFTMDYQYPISAFQAFAICLSSFDTKIACE, from the exons ATGCCGATTAGAAGCATAATTCAGGACATGAAGGGCGAGATCAACAACATTTCCCGGAGAGGTGGCGATGGGAAACTGGGTCATTTCCATGGATTGGCGTCGAGGTCGCTGCGCGGGGTTCAGGATGGTTCGGCGGTGGTTTATCTCGAAGATGGTTTGAAGCAGAGCTTTTGGGCGCAGATGCCGCAAGAACTCTTGAGAGAGGTGCTTCTGCGGATAGAGGCGTCGGAGAATGTTTGGCCTTTGAGGAAGAATGCGGTGGCCTGCGCTGGGGTTTGCAGAAGTTGGAGGCAGCTTATGAAGGAAATTGTGAAGACCCCTGAAATTTCTGGCAAGTTGACGTTCCCAATATCGGTTAAGCAG CCTGGTGCAAGAGAGTCCCTTCTCAAATGTTTCATAAAACGGAACCGGTCTAACCAAACATATCATCTCTACCTCAGTTTAACTCAAG CTTTAGCTGAAGATGGGAAGTTTCTTCTTGCTGCCCGTAAGTGTAGACGCCCCACCTACACAGATTATATCATCTCTTTGCATGCTGATGACATTTCAAGGGGGACCAGCACCTATATTGGGAAATTGAG ATCAAACTTTTTGGGGACCAAGTTCACAATTTATGATGGGCAACCACCTCATGCTGGTGCCAAATTTACAAAAAGTCGATCCACTAGGCTGGTGGGTTTGAAAAAAATCTCCCCTCGAATCCCGGCTGGCAACTATCCAGTGGCTCACATCTCATATGAGTTGAATGTGTTGGGTTCAAG GGGTCCTAGGAGAATGCAGTGTATCATGGATGGCATTCCTGCCTCTGCTATTGAAAATGGAGGAGAGGCCCCTACTCAGACCGAGTTTCTACCGACCAACATAGATTTCTTTCCATCGCTCCCATTTTTCCGTTCAAAATCAACCCGTTTGGAGAATTTCTTATCGGTACCCTCAGCTGACCAGAAGGATGGGGCCTTGGTGTTAAAAAACAAAGCTCCAAGGTGGCACGAACAGCTGCAGTGCTGGTGTTTGAATTTCCATGGACGAGTGACAGTTGCATCAGTGAAGAACTTTCAGCTGGTGGCTTCTCCGGAGAATAGAATGGCTGGACAGGAACACGAGACGGTCATCCTCCAGTTTGGAAAAGTGGGGAAGGATGTGTTTACTATGGACTACCAGTACCCAATCTCAGCATTCCAAGCTTTTGCCATCTGCCTCAGCAGCTTTGACACCAAGATTGCTTGCGAATGA